Within the Trichoderma breve strain T069 chromosome 3, whole genome shotgun sequence genome, the region GCAGCATAACACATTGTTCTTACCATCACACAACAGCGCAATAAATATTAACAAGTTCATCTGAgacccttcttttcttctctcacATGATGGATGTTCCCTGGATCATATCAGGGTCAGAGGATGGAACGATCAAAATCTGGGATCGAGCTACAAATCAGTGCATCGCGACACTCACGGGCCACAGCGGTCCCATACAACGCTTCGCATGGTCACCTATTGTCCAATCActtgcatcagcatcagaCGATGGCACAGTCAAGATATGGAATGTAGCCACGGGCGAGTGCATATTGACTATCAATGATCATATCGGTGGTGCTAATGGGGTCGCTTGGTCTCCCGACGGCAAACGGCTCGCAACCTCAGACGACAACACAATCAAGATCTGGAATCTAGCTACAAAGCATTGTGTATTCACACTAGGAGGCCATGACAATCGTATAAATTCCATCGCTTGGTCAGCAGATGGTACAAAACTCATTTCAGCATCGGCTGATACAACTCTCAAGATCTGGAGCTTGGCTACAGGCCAATGTATTACAACTTTTGAGGGCCACAGCGACGAAGTTCTTTCAGTTGCTTGGTCACCGGATACAGTGCACATTGCCTCGGGGTCAAATGACAATAGTGTTAAAGTATGGGACGAAGCCACAGGCAATTGCACTTTGACACTTAATGGCCACCACTCTGCTGTTCGTTCTATCGCCTGGTCGCCTAATACACTTCGCCTTGCATCGGCATCACTGGATAATACTATTAAGATATGGGATACATCTTCAGGACAATGCACAATAACATTAGAGGGCCATGAACAGTCCGTCACGGAAGTTTCATGGTCGCCCGATGGAGCCTGGCTTGTATCCGCATCGGATGATAGTACTATCAAAACATGGGATGCAACTACAGGCCAATGTTTATCAACGCTTACAGGTCATGAAAGTCCAGCCAAAACGGTGCTTCCTGTGACAAAAATTAGCAAACTACCTCTCGGCCAACTCAGGTCATTGCTCCCGAGCAAGGACGAGAAAGACAATGCCACAGTGATCGCATCGGGTTCCCAAGACCAAACAGTAAAACTTTGGGATCCAGAATCTGGTCTCTGCATCAAAACACTGGAAGGTCACACCGGGATAATTTGGTCAGTTGCGTGGGCTCCTGATCAGAAGCATGTCGCATCTGCAAGCGACGATGCGTCAGTTAAGATCTGGGATTCCACAACTGGCCTTGCCAAGTTCACGCTCCAGCATAAAGTTCCTGTCTACTCCGTTGCCTGGTCTCCCGATGGTACTAAAttggcttcgtcttcaggAGATGGAAACGTTTGGATCTGGGATATAACCTGGGATACAGATGTGGCCCCGCAAGCTACCATTCTCACCAACACTGGTAATGCCATAACACTTCTGGCCTGGTCTCCAGATAGCACTCGACTCTTATTTGCATCGCCGACGGACAGCACGCTGAGAATCTGGTATTTGGCTGCTGGCGAGAGCTCGGTTATCGAACTAGACGTCGACCGCCGAGTCGATTCCATTGGCTGGTCACCCGACTCTAAGCTCTTCGCGTCCGGAGGTAACGATAATGAAATTACTATATGGGATGCAGATACGAAACAGAGTAAATTGTCTCTCAAGGGTCATCGGGGTTCGGTTCTTGGACTTTCATGGTCTCCTGATGGTACCAGAATTGTAACGGGATCACAAGATCGTATAATCAAAGTATGGGACCCAGTCTCTGGTAACTGTCTCTCAACATTGGAGGGACACTCCAAATTTGTACAGTCTGTCTCTTGGTCTGCAGATGGAAAAGATTTTGCATCAGGATCACGAGATTACAGAGTCAAGATTTGGGACGAAGCCGAAAGTAAGTGCAAGGCGACGCTCGAAGGGCATACTGGTGAGGTGTGGACGGTTGCTTGGTCGTCTCATCCCAAGCCACCAACCCCTCCGCCGCCCCCAGGTCCTGATCCTGACTCCGGCTTGGCTCGGTGGATGCAAATCTTCATGGCTTTGCAGGGCCGCCTACATGATTTGGAGTCGAATGTCGATGGCGTTGTCGATTCGAGTGTCAAGGCAGCACTGGACTCAATCGCAAAAGGTCTAGCCAAGTTCAACGAGCTCATCGACCTTTGGCCGGACTATACTGGAGACGATGCATCCAATGAAAAGCGCAAGGCCATCATTCAAGAAGCTACAGATCTCATCCAGACTGGTGCCGGCTTTGTGACCGGCTCAGGGACAGACGGTGGGGTAATTCCTCAGGTAAAGAACTGCTCAAAGCCACTTGTGTAATCATGTGTATATACGCTAACATACGTAATATTCTTATAGTTAAACGACATTGAACAAGAactgaaggagaagaaagccAAGTTTTACGAAGAaacggaggaggagaagaccGAAATAACATCGTTGGAGGCAGACATTGACACGGCTATAGACAAGATGAATACCGACCAAAAGGCGtatgaagaagctcaagccaTATTGCTTGCAAAGATAGAGGAGGTTTCTCTGGGGGCTGCCATGCAACGCCAGGAATCActcaagaagaaaacagtTTTGGTACGCACAATTCAAGTCTGAGATGTACAGCGATGCGGTCAACAGCTAGACTAACCATGTTCTGCAGGATGGAATAAATTACACATTGCTtcttgaagaaaatggaaCGCTGGACGACCTTCAACAAGCCGGCGAATTGGCCTACCTGATTCTCGACAGGGCTCAAAACAAAGTCCGCAACCTCGAGTTCCGAGTGCAAGCCCTGAAACGCATCCAGAAAAATCGGCCCATGGTCCAGCGAGCGATTGGCAGGGCAGAAAGGCTTATATCTATCTTGAGAATGATGACTCAGGGCTTATCCAACGAAGACGGTGCTATTCTAGCCGTggtcaatctcatcttgccCACCATCGAAAAGCTCGGCAAAGTGGGTGAGCCGCCGTACAATCGCCCACATCGCAGCAGCGAGGATGATTTGTGCACTTATATCTTAATGATTCACAGAGAATCTCTGATTGATGTGGCATTTGTTGAAAGTGCTAGGAAGGCTGTGGCTCAAGTACGGGATTGGTTCGATGATGACATTCCGAAGAAGACTcaggatgagattgatgcaATTGTTAAAAACCCTTTGTACTGAAAATGATTTAATCAGTAAAAAATTTCtttattcttttatttttgtctttttttttttctctttctggtATGTAGAAATCATGTCGGTGAACAAGATGGGCGAGGAGTATGGGCACGACTGGCCTTTGTCGCACGTTCAAGATAAATGTACTGCTGCATAACTCCATCTCGTATTTATATTCCCACTGGTCACCAAGTGTTTATTCGTGCTAGGTTCAATTTATGGCATCTAGCTTGGGGAGTCACGGTCGTTGACCCGTGCTTGCGCTCTAAGTACATGTAACATTGCGGAAGCTTGTCGCCTGCTAACAGGGCAACTGTTTGTTGGCAAAAACATCGAGTGTTCAGTCACCTCTCACTCCAAACATCTTCTGTTCTATACCCAACTATCGTTCAGCTCAAACACCAAGACATTCTTTTGACTGTATCATCACAGTAACAATGTTGTCATCCAGTCATATCAGGGCATCCAGCAGGTCCAGCTCGTCCAGTGAAGAGGACGCCCCGGGTGATTTATGTTCACATTCACATTCGTCCGATTCTGAGGGAGTGGATGCCACCCAACAGCTACTAGCTCCATCAGAAGTCACCAATTCTTCATTAGAATGACATAGTGGGTGCGCACTCATCATCGATGACGGGTTCCTAGGCGGCAAGGAGCTTGGCTTGCCAACCGACATTCGCAGCCGACTCATGGTGCATTACGTCTTAGGTCATCCTGCGTGGCTTGCATTCACCATTGAATTTCCTCGTGCAagtgaaggagaggaagagggttTTGGGACGTTTTACTTTAGTGAGATCCTTGTGAATCTCGATTGCTATCTGTGCTAACACGCAATTTACACACCTAGTTATCCCACGTCGATATCAAAAGCTCATGCCATCTTCATACCACAGAATACAAGTCAAGTTTCCCCTGGGTAAACTGGTTCATGCTGTTAAGCCTATAGAGCCAGCTCTAGTCAAATCACTGCCTGAAGGAGGAAGCAAATTCTCAGTGTTCGAAATTGATGTCAAAGATGGCTCAGATCCTGTTGTCATTGATTTTGGACTGCCTTTTGACAACCCAGGCCATCCGAGCGACGGATGGATCAACAATTCACAGCCCATCGCTGGAAGCCATACACTACTGGATGCTCTCTCCAAGCGAACTTTCCGTTTTATGGTAGACTCGCCTTTGGAGGATATCCCGAAATCGTTTGTCCTAGAGTACATTCCACCATCCTTTTACTACCCTTATGGCACAGATCACAGCTGGGATCTTGGGCGCTATAACCGAATGCTCTCCTAGGCAAAGGGCAGC harbors:
- a CDS encoding WD domain, g-beta repeat domain-containing protein, giving the protein MDVPWIISGSEDGTIKIWDRATNQCIATLTGHSGPIQRFAWSPIVQSLASASDDGTVKIWNVATGECILTINDHIGGANGVAWSPDGKRLATSDDNTIKIWNLATKHCVFTLGGHDNRINSIAWSADGTKLISASADTTLKIWSLATGQCITTFEGHSDEVLSVAWSPDTVHIASGSNDNSVKVWDEATGNCTLTLNGHHSAVRSIAWSPNTLRLASASLDNTIKIWDTSSGQCTITLEGHEQSVTEVSWSPDGAWLVSASDDSTIKTWDATTGQCLSTLTGHESPAKTVLPVTKISKLPLGQLRSLLPSKDEKDNATVIASGSQDQTVKLWDPESGLCIKTLEGHTGIIWSVAWAPDQKHVASASDDASVKIWDSTTGLAKFTLQHKVPVYSVAWSPDGTKLASSSGDGNVWIWDITWDTDVAPQATILTNTGNAITLLAWSPDSTRLLFASPTDSTLRIWYLAAGESSVIELDVDRRVDSIGWSPDSKLFASGGNDNEITIWDADTKQSKLSLKGHRGSVLGLSWSPDGTRIVTGSQDRIIKVWDPVSGNCLSTLEGHSKFVQSVSWSADGKDFASGSRDYRVKIWDEAESKCKATLEGHTGEVWTVAWSSHPKPPTPPPPPGPDPDSGLARWMQIFMALQGRLHDLESNVDGVVDSSVKAALDSIAKGLAKFNELIDLWPDYTGDDASNEKRKAIIQEATDLIQTGAGFVTGSGTDGGVIPQLNDIEQELKEKKAKFYEETEEEKTEITSLEADIDTAIDKMNTDQKAYEEAQAILLAKIEEVSLGAAMQRQESLKKKTVLDGINYTLLLEENGTLDDLQQAGELAYLILDRAQNKVRNLEFRVQALKRIQKNRPMVQRAIGRAERLISILRMMTQGLSNEDGAILAVVNLILPTIEKLGKVGEPPYNRPHRSSEDDLCTYILMIHRESLIDVAFVESARKAVAQVRDWFDDDIPKKTQDEIDAIVKNPLY